Proteins encoded within one genomic window of Litorilinea aerophila:
- the hoxU gene encoding bidirectional hydrogenase complex protein HoxU: MSVVTLTVNDELVSAQEGQSLLSLLEELGIQIPTLCHLEGLSERGGCRLCLVEVEGSNRLLASCVTPVQEGMVVRTHSDRLLKYRRMILELLFAERNHVCAVCVMNGHCELQDQAVNLGMDHVRYPYLNPDLPVDASHERFVLDHNRCILCTRCVRVCDEIEGAHVWDVMGRGVNSRIIADLNQPWGTSQSCTSCGKCVQVCPTGALTTRGVTVAEMEKQHDFLRWILDGRNKKQWHYPAGEQ, from the coding sequence ATGTCCGTCGTCACACTCACGGTCAACGATGAACTGGTCAGTGCCCAGGAGGGGCAATCCCTGCTGAGCTTGCTGGAAGAGCTGGGCATTCAGATCCCGACCCTCTGTCACCTGGAGGGCCTGAGTGAGCGGGGGGGCTGCCGCCTCTGCCTGGTGGAAGTGGAGGGGAGCAACCGGCTGCTGGCCTCCTGCGTCACGCCCGTGCAGGAGGGGATGGTGGTCCGCACCCACAGTGACCGGCTCCTCAAGTACCGCCGCATGATTCTGGAGCTGCTCTTCGCCGAGCGCAACCACGTCTGCGCGGTCTGTGTCATGAACGGCCACTGCGAGCTCCAGGACCAGGCGGTGAACCTGGGGATGGACCACGTACGCTATCCCTACCTGAACCCGGATCTGCCGGTGGATGCCAGCCACGAACGCTTCGTGCTGGATCACAACCGCTGCATCCTCTGCACCCGCTGTGTCCGGGTCTGCGACGAGATCGAGGGCGCCCACGTCTGGGATGTGATGGGACGGGGTGTGAACAGTCGCATCATCGCCGACCTGAACCAGCCCTGGGGAACCAGCCAGAGCTGCACCAGCTGTGGCAAGTGTGTCCAGGTCTGCCCCACCGGCGCCCTGACCACCCGGGGCGTCACCGTGGCGGAAATGGAAAAGCAACATGACTTCCTGCGCTGGATCCTGGATGGGCGCAACAAGAAGCAGTGGCACTATCCGGCCGGCGAGCAGTAG
- a CDS encoding Ni/Fe hydrogenase subunit alpha, producing the protein MPRTVTIDPVTRIEGHAKITIHLDDAGQVADARFHVTEFRGFEKFCEGRTFWEMPGITARICGICPVSHLMASAKAGDAILGVRIPPTAEKLRRLMNWAQIVQSHALSFFHLSGPDLLLGMESDPGQRNLMGLIARHPDIARNGIRLRHFGQEVIRILGGRSVHPAWTVPGGVREPLSPENRARIQEMLPEALAIVEQALELYQRLLPQFSEEVTVYGDFPSLFLGLVTPAGGLEHYDGLLRVMDGDGRILEEGLPPARYREIIGEAVEPWSYLKFPFYRPRAQEKGGRYQEGMYRVGPLARLNICDFAGTPRADEYLQAFRQLAPQGKPVTGSFHYHYARLIEILFSLEKIQETLADPEITDSHVRSKADVNQLVGVGVSEAPRGTLFHEYHVNEDGVLQRVNLIIATGQNNLAMNQTIAQIARHYVDGPSLRQGILNRLEHGIRLFDPCLSCSTHALGQMPLQVQLMGPDGTLLDELTRA; encoded by the coding sequence ATGCCACGCACCGTCACCATCGATCCGGTGACCCGGATCGAAGGCCATGCGAAAATTACCATTCACCTGGACGACGCCGGCCAGGTGGCCGACGCCCGCTTTCACGTCACCGAATTTCGCGGCTTCGAGAAATTCTGCGAGGGGCGCACCTTCTGGGAGATGCCGGGCATCACCGCGCGCATCTGCGGCATCTGCCCTGTCAGCCACCTGATGGCCTCGGCCAAGGCCGGCGATGCCATCCTGGGCGTTCGCATCCCGCCCACGGCGGAAAAGTTGCGCCGGCTGATGAACTGGGCCCAGATCGTCCAGAGCCACGCGCTGAGTTTCTTTCACCTGAGCGGGCCGGACCTGCTCCTGGGGATGGAAAGCGATCCCGGCCAGCGGAACCTCATGGGGCTCATCGCCCGCCACCCGGACATCGCCCGCAACGGCATCCGGCTGCGCCATTTCGGCCAGGAGGTGATCCGCATCCTGGGGGGACGCAGCGTCCACCCGGCCTGGACAGTGCCAGGCGGCGTGCGGGAGCCCCTGAGCCCGGAAAACCGGGCCCGGATCCAGGAGATGCTGCCGGAGGCCCTGGCGATTGTGGAGCAGGCCCTGGAGCTGTACCAGCGCCTGCTGCCCCAGTTCTCCGAGGAGGTGACCGTCTACGGGGACTTCCCCAGCCTCTTCCTGGGCCTGGTGACGCCTGCGGGTGGGCTGGAGCACTACGACGGCCTGCTGCGGGTGATGGACGGCGACGGCCGGATCCTGGAAGAGGGCCTGCCGCCTGCCCGCTATCGGGAGATCATCGGCGAGGCGGTGGAGCCGTGGAGCTACCTGAAGTTCCCCTTCTACAGGCCCAGGGCCCAGGAGAAGGGCGGCCGCTACCAGGAGGGCATGTATCGGGTGGGGCCCCTGGCCCGCCTCAATATCTGTGACTTTGCCGGCACGCCCCGGGCCGACGAGTACCTGCAGGCCTTCCGCCAGCTCGCGCCCCAGGGCAAGCCGGTGACGGGCAGCTTCCATTACCACTATGCCCGCCTGATCGAGATCCTCTTCTCCCTGGAGAAGATCCAGGAGACCCTGGCCGATCCGGAGATCACCGACAGCCACGTGCGCAGCAAGGCCGACGTGAACCAGCTGGTGGGGGTGGGCGTCAGCGAGGCGCCCCGTGGGACCCTCTTCCACGAGTACCATGTGAACGAGGACGGGGTGCTCCAGCGGGTGAATCTGATCATCGCCACGGGGCAGAACAACCTGGCCATGAATCAGACCATCGCCCAGATCGCCCGCCACTATGTGGACGGCCCGTCGTTGCGGCAGGGCATCCTCAACCGGCTGGAACATGGCATCCGGCTCTTCGATCCCTGCCTGAGCTGTTCGACCCACGCCCTGGGGCAGATGCCCCTTCAGGTGCAGCTGATGGGGCCGGACGGTACGTTGCTGGATGAGCTGACCCGAGCGTGA
- a CDS encoding cytochrome c oxidase subunit 2A: MKDPDTPKGTIALLAVYVLIIIALWGSVYLTMISRGTTQ, from the coding sequence ATGAAAGATCCAGACACACCGAAGGGGACCATCGCCTTGTTGGCGGTCTATGTCCTGATCATCATTGCCCTGTGGGGCAGCGTCTACCTGACCATGATTTCGCGAGGGACGACCCAATGA
- a CDS encoding cytochrome c oxidase subunit II, protein MSEQPMESQSQHEPTHGPAPEAGGTPAEALHVDRFEGAWIRISVVILAVFLLAVLASGFAMGVQVPGVYQRIDPRTLYDPGSPFANPGLRELAPGKYELYLRAQIWQFAPNEIHIPAGSEVTFYVTSQDVQHGFKIMETNVNMMVLPGQISTLKTRFDTPGTYEFVCHEYCGQLHHTMFGRIIVEAPTQESTAQAR, encoded by the coding sequence ATGAGTGAACAACCGATGGAAAGCCAGAGCCAACATGAACCCACCCACGGCCCGGCACCGGAGGCCGGGGGGACGCCTGCCGAGGCGCTTCACGTGGATCGTTTCGAAGGGGCCTGGATCCGCATCTCCGTGGTGATCCTGGCCGTCTTCCTGCTGGCGGTGCTTGCCTCCGGCTTTGCCATGGGCGTCCAGGTGCCGGGTGTCTACCAGCGCATCGACCCCAGAACCCTGTACGACCCGGGCAGCCCCTTTGCCAACCCGGGGCTGCGGGAGCTGGCGCCAGGCAAATATGAGCTCTATCTGCGCGCCCAGATCTGGCAGTTCGCACCCAACGAGATCCACATTCCGGCCGGTTCCGAGGTGACCTTCTACGTGACCAGCCAGGACGTGCAGCACGGTTTCAAAATCATGGAGACCAACGTCAACATGATGGTCCTGCCCGGTCAGATTTCCACCTTGAAGACCCGGTTTGATACGCCGGGCACCTATGAATTTGTCTGCCACGAATATTGTGGCCAGCTTCATCACACCATGTTTGGCCGGATCATCGTGGAAGCGCCAACCCAAGAGAGCACAGCCCAGGCCCGGTAG
- a CDS encoding SCO family protein has product METTVPSQEGQATQRIARRPWRHPLVLGLAVMLVVAVGLLLVLRLRPPELHGVLIQSPQQADDFTLTAMTGEPVSLSDFRGRYVLLYFGYTFCPDVCPTTLNDLAAMADILGERKMEQVQVLFVSVDPARDTPEHLASYLPHFNPSFLGLTGPEAQIQQVASQFGIYFERRGEPGTAYTVDHTSVVIAVDPEGYVRMIFPYGTTAEEMAADMSYLLRRF; this is encoded by the coding sequence ATGGAAACGACCGTTCCTTCGCAGGAAGGCCAGGCCACCCAGCGCATTGCTCGTCGCCCCTGGCGCCATCCCCTGGTGCTGGGCCTGGCCGTGATGTTGGTTGTGGCCGTGGGCCTGCTGCTGGTCCTGCGCCTGCGGCCGCCGGAGCTTCACGGCGTGCTCATCCAGTCGCCCCAACAGGCGGACGACTTCACCCTCACCGCCATGACCGGGGAGCCGGTCAGCCTGAGCGACTTCCGGGGCCGGTATGTCCTGCTCTACTTCGGCTATACCTTCTGCCCGGATGTCTGCCCCACCACGCTGAACGACCTGGCTGCCATGGCTGACATCCTGGGCGAGCGGAAGATGGAGCAGGTGCAGGTGCTCTTCGTCAGCGTGGATCCGGCGCGGGACACCCCTGAGCACCTGGCCAGCTACCTGCCCCATTTCAACCCATCCTTCCTGGGCCTCACCGGCCCCGAGGCCCAGATCCAGCAGGTGGCCAGCCAATTCGGCATCTACTTCGAGCGCCGGGGCGAGCCCGGCACGGCTTACACCGTGGACCACACCAGCGTGGTCATCGCGGTGGATCCGGAGGGCTATGTGCGCATGATCTTCCCCTACGGCACCACAGCCGAGGAGATGGCGGCGGACATGAGCTACCTGTTGCGGCGATTTTAA
- the hoxE gene encoding bidirectional hydrogenase complex protein HoxE, which yields MAARPTAKRSPRRDDGGEHPSGDPRFKLIDRTLKRFQYQQDALIEVLHTAQEAFGFLEEDLLIYVARQLKLPLSWVYGVATFYHFFSLKPQGEHTCIVCMGTACYVKRAAEIVASLQAEFGVEPGQTTPDGKLSVATARCLGSCGLAPVIVVDGEVLGRETPETTLSRLKALLDTSQPEPMAG from the coding sequence ATGGCTGCCAGACCGACTGCCAAACGTTCACCCCGCCGGGACGATGGCGGGGAGCATCCCAGCGGCGACCCCCGCTTCAAGTTGATCGACCGGACGTTGAAGCGCTTCCAGTATCAACAGGATGCCCTGATCGAGGTGTTGCACACTGCCCAGGAGGCTTTCGGCTTCCTGGAGGAGGATCTCCTGATCTATGTGGCCCGCCAGCTCAAGCTGCCCCTGAGTTGGGTCTACGGCGTGGCCACCTTTTACCATTTCTTTTCCCTGAAACCCCAGGGGGAGCACACCTGCATTGTCTGCATGGGGACGGCCTGTTACGTCAAGCGGGCGGCCGAGATCGTCGCCTCGCTGCAGGCGGAATTTGGGGTGGAGCCAGGCCAGACCACGCCCGACGGCAAACTCAGCGTCGCCACCGCCCGTTGTCTGGGCAGCTGTGGACTGGCGCCGGTGATTGTGGTGGATGGCGAAGTCCTGGGCCGGGAGACGCCGGAGACCACCCTCAGCCGGCTCAAGGCCCTGCTGGACACTTCTCAGCCGGAACCCATGGCCGGCTAA
- a CDS encoding SCO family protein yields MKPMTQGITLPERAGTVMGPVPAFRRPWLWASLLALPILGLLAFVIFQPIQVLPRIALAPGYAFVDQNGQRLTSEDLRGRLALYTFTYTGCLAPCPDPGVALARLQQELADLDTGSLPLSFVTISFDPDRDDPAALRRYGAQLGMDPARWHGVTGQEPFLKQVIGGGFGVYYQRQDDGSFQFDPTFVLVDGWGIIRARYRTATPDVERLRRDIGLVVREVENSRGIQRYAYEAAHLFLCYPK; encoded by the coding sequence ATGAAACCGATGACCCAGGGAATCACCCTACCCGAGCGAGCCGGCACAGTCATGGGCCCAGTACCCGCCTTCCGGCGCCCCTGGCTTTGGGCCAGCCTGCTCGCCTTGCCCATCTTGGGCCTGCTGGCCTTCGTGATCTTCCAACCCATCCAGGTGCTGCCCCGGATTGCCCTGGCGCCGGGCTACGCCTTTGTGGACCAGAATGGCCAGCGGCTCACCAGCGAGGATCTGCGGGGCCGCCTGGCCCTCTACACCTTCACCTATACCGGCTGCCTGGCTCCGTGCCCGGATCCCGGCGTGGCCCTGGCCCGGCTCCAGCAGGAACTGGCCGACCTGGACACAGGGTCGCTTCCCCTCTCCTTTGTGACCATCTCCTTCGACCCGGACCGGGATGATCCGGCCGCGCTGCGGCGCTATGGGGCGCAGCTGGGCATGGATCCCGCCCGCTGGCATGGAGTCACCGGCCAGGAGCCATTCCTCAAGCAGGTGATCGGCGGCGGATTTGGCGTCTACTACCAGCGCCAGGACGACGGATCCTTCCAGTTCGATCCCACCTTCGTCCTGGTGGACGGCTGGGGCATCATCCGGGCCCGCTACCGCACCGCCACGCCGGATGTGGAGCGCCTGCGCCGGGACATCGGCCTGGTTGTGCGGGAGGTGGAGAACAGCCGGGGGATCCAGCGCTACGCCTATGAAGCTGCCCACCTGTTCCTCTGCTATCCCAAATGA
- a CDS encoding hydrogenase, which translates to MTEQRTPPAVSAAPYLLILGYGNTLRRDDGAGCFLAQALARCWQARGLPVRLETGHQLVPEMALEIAAPAVAAVLFVDAAKGLSTWRLQPVCLESSMEGGGHTLSPAGLLAHARLFRNELPPAWLLTIPGRDFGHGEGLDSHTRLILRDVLEHALPLWQRIAGSTNGRLSLASQASGGVAFGGGME; encoded by the coding sequence GTGACAGAGCAACGGACGCCCCCAGCAGTTAGTGCTGCGCCGTACCTGTTGATCCTGGGATATGGCAACACCCTGCGCCGGGATGACGGGGCAGGGTGTTTTCTGGCTCAGGCCCTGGCCCGCTGTTGGCAGGCCCGGGGCCTACCCGTGCGCCTGGAAACTGGCCATCAGCTGGTGCCAGAGATGGCCCTGGAGATCGCCGCGCCGGCGGTGGCCGCGGTCCTCTTCGTGGATGCAGCGAAGGGTCTATCCACCTGGCGGCTACAGCCGGTGTGCCTGGAATCCTCCATGGAGGGCGGGGGGCATACTTTGTCGCCGGCGGGCCTTTTGGCCCACGCCCGGCTCTTCCGCAATGAGCTGCCTCCTGCCTGGCTGCTGACCATCCCCGGCAGGGATTTCGGCCACGGCGAGGGGTTGGATAGCCATACCCGGCTGATCTTGCGGGATGTGCTCGAACATGCCCTGCCTCTGTGGCAACGGATTGCCGGCAGTACCAACGGTCGTCTTTCCCTGGCTTCTCAGGCTTCTGGCGGGGTTGCTTTTGGCGGAGGGATGGAGTAG
- a CDS encoding NuoF family protein, protein MNRADLENMAQREQERQQGFRCRLLCCASTPCLSSGGTAVADALQDEIARRELNAEVQVVSTGCMGPCSRGPVVTVQRQGEPDLLYENVTPDAARRIVQQHVQGGEPVQEHLLPLDIPFFTKQHKVVLSNSGLIDPERLEDYVARGGYSALAFALREMTPEEVCAEIIRSGLRGRGGAGYPTGLKWDLVRKAPGARKFVVANGDEGDPGAYMDRTLMESDPHRVLEGMAIAGYAVGAEQGYIYVRGEYPIAAKRLERAIRAAERRGLLGSRILDSNFNFRIDVRIGAGAFVCGEETALMASIMGRRGQPVPRPPYPAQRGLWGMPTLINNVETLGNVAPIITHGADWFAGIGTEKSKGTKIFALAGKVATTGLIEVPMGITLREIVFDIGGGIPDGGTFKAAQTGGPSGGCIPAQFLDTPVDYESLRALGSIMGSGGLIVMDDRSCMVDVAKFFMEFCMDESCGKCVPCRVGTVEMYELLRRITDGSATPADLATLEELCVMVQETSLCGLGQSAPNPVLSTLRYFRDEYEAHIRERRCPAGVCSLDQVPVLEWPDRLHAQALAGNGSISGEVN, encoded by the coding sequence ATGAATCGAGCCGACCTGGAGAACATGGCCCAACGGGAGCAGGAGCGACAGCAGGGTTTCCGCTGCCGGCTGCTCTGTTGTGCCAGCACACCCTGTCTGTCCTCCGGCGGCACCGCTGTGGCCGACGCGCTGCAGGATGAGATCGCCCGCCGGGAGTTGAACGCGGAGGTCCAGGTGGTTTCCACCGGCTGCATGGGGCCCTGCAGCCGCGGGCCGGTGGTTACCGTCCAGCGCCAGGGAGAGCCGGACCTCCTCTACGAAAATGTCACGCCGGATGCCGCCCGCCGCATCGTCCAACAACATGTGCAGGGCGGTGAGCCGGTCCAGGAGCATCTGCTGCCCCTGGACATCCCTTTCTTCACCAAACAACACAAGGTGGTCCTGTCCAACAGTGGGCTCATCGACCCGGAGCGGCTGGAGGACTACGTGGCTCGGGGCGGCTACTCGGCCCTGGCCTTTGCCCTGCGGGAGATGACGCCCGAAGAGGTGTGCGCCGAGATCATCCGCAGCGGCCTGCGGGGCCGGGGCGGCGCCGGTTATCCCACCGGCCTCAAGTGGGACCTGGTGCGCAAGGCGCCGGGCGCCCGCAAGTTTGTGGTGGCCAACGGAGACGAGGGCGATCCCGGCGCTTACATGGATCGCACCCTGATGGAGTCGGACCCCCACCGGGTGCTGGAGGGCATGGCCATCGCTGGCTATGCCGTGGGCGCGGAACAGGGCTACATCTACGTGCGGGGGGAATACCCCATCGCCGCCAAACGGCTGGAGCGGGCCATCCGCGCCGCCGAGCGCCGGGGGCTGCTGGGCAGCCGCATCCTGGACAGCAACTTCAACTTCCGCATCGACGTGCGCATCGGCGCGGGCGCCTTCGTCTGTGGCGAGGAGACCGCCCTCATGGCTTCCATCATGGGACGCCGCGGCCAGCCGGTGCCCCGGCCACCCTATCCCGCCCAGCGGGGTCTGTGGGGCATGCCTACCCTCATCAACAACGTGGAAACCCTGGGCAACGTGGCGCCCATCATCACCCACGGCGCGGACTGGTTCGCCGGCATTGGCACGGAAAAGAGCAAGGGCACCAAGATCTTCGCCCTGGCCGGCAAGGTGGCCACCACCGGCCTCATCGAAGTGCCCATGGGCATCACCCTGCGGGAGATCGTCTTCGACATCGGCGGCGGCATCCCCGACGGGGGCACTTTCAAAGCGGCCCAGACCGGCGGCCCCAGTGGCGGCTGCATCCCCGCCCAGTTCTTGGATACGCCCGTGGACTACGAGAGCCTGCGGGCCCTGGGTTCCATCATGGGCTCTGGCGGCCTGATCGTCATGGATGACCGCAGCTGCATGGTGGACGTGGCCAAATTTTTCATGGAATTCTGCATGGACGAGAGCTGCGGCAAGTGTGTGCCGTGCCGGGTGGGGACGGTGGAGATGTACGAACTGCTCCGCCGCATCACCGACGGCAGCGCCACCCCCGCGGACCTGGCCACCCTGGAAGAGCTCTGCGTCATGGTGCAGGAGACCAGCCTCTGTGGCCTGGGCCAATCGGCCCCCAATCCAGTCCTGAGTACCCTGCGCTACTTCCGGGACGAGTACGAGGCCCACATCCGCGAGCGGCGTTGCCCTGCCGGCGTCTGCAGCCTGGATCAGGTGCCCGTCCTGGAATGGCCTGACCGGCTCCACGCCCAGGCCCTGGCCGGGAACGGCTCCATCTCCGGGGAGGTGAACTGA
- a CDS encoding cbb3-type cytochrome c oxidase subunit I, whose amino-acid sequence MSVQAMPAAPAQSTPAPVPLTDADLKLVDRLTGWNIGIGIGALTIGLLLGVLQGLEHAGLNLYTYLQPVIKTYYQGLTIHGVLNALVWTTFFICGFFTFVVVRSLQRPLRYPWINVLALVLMVVGLLMAAYPLLANLASVLYTFYPPMLADWTFYVGLTLVVVGSWTVGYGLYFTYGAWRKENPGVRTPFLALGALITMVMWQLATLGVAAEILFLLLPAAFGWTDGTDPLLARSLFWYFGHPLVYFWLLPAYLSWYGMLPAQTDGKMFSEPLARFVFWLFLVLSVPVGFHHQYTDPGIPQGWKFLHTILTLGVAFPSLITAFTVVASLELGARKRGGKGWFGWIRKLNWGDPSYAAQNLAMILFAFGGISGITNASYDMNLVVHNTAWVPGHFHLTVGSATTLTFFGICYWLVPKLTGHKLFTPWLARAQAWTWFFGMLFFANAYHLMGLRFGVPRRTMLGDAPYASAAWTPYLLESVLGVGLLTISATLFFLVIFATVLLPRKLDAPVEMPVAEPLDPKPAPAWLDTWWPWLNGAIALILLSYGPILYQLIRDAQWIPIAPRVW is encoded by the coding sequence ATGTCTGTACAAGCCATGCCCGCTGCGCCCGCCCAATCAACACCGGCGCCCGTGCCCCTGACCGACGCCGACCTCAAGCTCGTGGATCGGCTGACGGGTTGGAACATCGGCATCGGCATCGGCGCCCTGACCATCGGCCTGCTGTTGGGCGTGCTCCAGGGCCTGGAACATGCGGGACTGAACCTCTACACCTACCTGCAGCCGGTGATCAAGACCTACTACCAGGGGCTGACCATTCACGGTGTGCTCAATGCGCTGGTCTGGACCACCTTTTTCATCTGCGGATTCTTTACCTTTGTGGTGGTGCGTAGCCTTCAGCGGCCCCTGCGCTACCCCTGGATCAACGTGTTGGCCCTGGTCCTGATGGTGGTCGGCCTGCTGATGGCCGCCTATCCCCTGCTGGCCAACTTGGCCTCGGTCCTCTACACCTTCTACCCACCCATGCTGGCCGACTGGACCTTCTACGTGGGCCTGACCCTGGTGGTGGTGGGCTCGTGGACCGTGGGCTACGGCCTCTATTTCACCTACGGCGCCTGGCGCAAGGAGAACCCCGGCGTGCGGACGCCCTTCCTGGCCCTGGGCGCGCTGATCACCATGGTCATGTGGCAGCTGGCCACCCTGGGCGTCGCTGCGGAGATCCTCTTCCTGCTCCTGCCGGCGGCCTTTGGCTGGACCGACGGCACCGACCCGCTGCTGGCCCGCTCCCTCTTCTGGTACTTCGGCCATCCCCTGGTCTACTTCTGGCTCCTGCCGGCCTACCTCTCCTGGTACGGCATGTTGCCCGCCCAGACGGACGGCAAGATGTTCAGCGAGCCCCTGGCCCGCTTCGTCTTCTGGCTCTTCCTGGTGCTCTCGGTGCCGGTGGGCTTCCACCACCAGTACACCGACCCGGGCATTCCCCAGGGCTGGAAGTTCCTCCACACCATCCTGACCCTGGGCGTGGCCTTCCCCAGCCTGATCACTGCCTTCACTGTGGTGGCCTCCCTGGAGCTGGGCGCGCGCAAGCGGGGCGGCAAGGGCTGGTTCGGCTGGATCCGGAAGCTGAACTGGGGCGATCCTTCCTACGCGGCCCAGAACCTGGCCATGATCCTCTTCGCCTTCGGTGGCATCAGCGGCATCACCAACGCCTCCTACGACATGAACCTGGTGGTCCACAACACCGCCTGGGTGCCCGGCCACTTCCACCTGACCGTGGGCTCGGCCACCACCCTGACCTTCTTCGGCATTTGCTACTGGCTGGTGCCCAAGCTCACAGGCCACAAGCTTTTCACCCCCTGGCTGGCCCGGGCCCAGGCCTGGACCTGGTTCTTCGGTATGCTCTTCTTCGCCAATGCCTACCACCTGATGGGGCTGCGGTTTGGCGTGCCCCGGCGCACCATGCTGGGCGATGCCCCCTACGCCTCCGCCGCCTGGACACCCTACCTGCTGGAATCGGTCTTGGGCGTGGGGCTGTTGACCATCAGCGCCACCCTCTTCTTCCTGGTCATCTTCGCCACGGTGCTCCTGCCCCGCAAGCTGGACGCGCCCGTGGAAATGCCGGTGGCCGAGCCCCTGGATCCCAAACCGGCGCCGGCCTGGCTGGATACCTGGTGGCCGTGGCTCAACGGCGCCATCGCCCTGATCCTGCTCAGCTACGGACCCATCCTGTACCAGCTCATCCGGGATGCCCAGTGGATCCCCATCGCACCCCGAGTCTGGTAG
- a CDS encoding NADH-quinone oxidoreductase subunit B family protein — translation MERQQAEKTPQERPAQRGKVRLATAWLGGCSGCHMSFLDLDEKLIELAEQVELVYSPIADAKEFPADVDVTLVEGAVANVDHLLLAREIRANSRIVVSFGDCAVTGNVTSLRNRLAVDDLLTQVYREGPGRAPTGGEPDGVMPALLPKVLPLHQVIPVDAYVPGCPPDPDRIWAAVTALLAGQPVELPPEMRRFG, via the coding sequence ATGGAACGCCAACAAGCTGAGAAAACGCCCCAGGAGCGCCCCGCCCAACGGGGCAAGGTACGCCTGGCCACGGCCTGGCTGGGCGGCTGCTCCGGCTGTCACATGAGCTTTCTGGACCTGGACGAGAAGCTGATCGAGCTGGCCGAGCAGGTGGAGCTGGTCTACAGCCCCATCGCCGACGCCAAGGAGTTTCCCGCCGACGTGGACGTGACCCTGGTGGAGGGCGCGGTGGCCAACGTGGACCACCTGTTGCTGGCCCGGGAGATCCGGGCCAACAGCCGGATCGTGGTCAGCTTCGGCGACTGCGCCGTGACCGGCAACGTCACCAGCCTGCGCAATCGCCTGGCAGTGGACGACCTCCTCACCCAGGTGTACCGGGAAGGGCCGGGGCGGGCCCCCACCGGCGGCGAGCCGGACGGGGTCATGCCGGCCCTGCTGCCCAAGGTCCTGCCCCTGCACCAGGTGATCCCGGTGGATGCCTACGTGCCGGGCTGCCCGCCAGATCCGGACCGGATCTGGGCGGCGGTGACCGCGCTGCTGGCCGGGCAGCCGGTGGAGCTTCCGCCGGAGATGCGTCGCTTTGGCTAA